A stretch of Saccharothrix texasensis DNA encodes these proteins:
- a CDS encoding papain-like cysteine protease family protein has product MGRFRFATAASAIALAVCGLPVAAAGAAQAEAGYDDIAMYKQEKTQWCWAASGLTIAKYQGYGSTQTDFCNRAQPYYGCNNQPATLEDMARAWGSLGMAHTGSGLNSAASFNQVYTDVKAARPLGARIGWNSGGGHMNVVYGFDTSNTTIAVADPWPDTTTYTWWNYNDYVSNSSFKWTHSRIGISR; this is encoded by the coding sequence ATGGGCAGATTCAGGTTCGCGACCGCCGCGTCCGCCATCGCGCTGGCGGTCTGCGGGTTGCCGGTGGCCGCCGCGGGCGCCGCTCAGGCGGAAGCCGGGTACGACGACATCGCCATGTACAAGCAGGAGAAGACCCAGTGGTGCTGGGCCGCGTCCGGCCTGACCATCGCCAAGTACCAGGGCTACGGCAGCACGCAGACGGACTTCTGCAACCGGGCGCAGCCCTACTACGGCTGCAACAACCAGCCCGCCACGCTGGAGGACATGGCCAGGGCCTGGGGCAGCCTCGGCATGGCGCACACCGGTTCGGGCCTGAACAGCGCGGCGTCGTTCAACCAGGTCTACACCGACGTCAAGGCGGCCCGGCCGCTCGGCGCGCGCATCGGGTGGAACTCCGGCGGCGGCCACATGAACGTGGTCTACGGCTTCGACACCTCGAACACCACCATCGCCGTGGCCGACCCGTGGCCGGACACGACCACCTACACGTGGTGGAACTACAACGACTACGTCAGCAACAGCTCGTTCAAGTGGACCCACTCCCGGATCGGCATCTCCCGTTAA
- a CDS encoding glycoside hydrolase family 76 protein, whose translation MPPSATAVCDSYCDDRDPALPPGAHRSPTRPATAPRPTALAPVCNLHCDGRDPALSAGERVAQAVPAGTRRVALHFDSTETMGWAVISGGGQGDAVWLDRSYDAGATWQPKLGSTTTPAGYGGWRTSMHNVDDWANLGVGLLRACGQPAGSSSIACTSWYRTTWNAGNRATAAATALMQRYNLGTGLFDTTGWWNAANALNAIIDNARVSGMGSYRYAIARTYDLNRTAWSGNFVNEYNDDVAWWGLAWIAAYDLTGDRRYLDTARVGADHIHRYWDQTCGGGIWWTSSRTYKNAIANSLYVQLNAALHNRLPGETTYVQRARDGWRWFEGSGMVNGSNLVNDGLVTSTCRNNGQTPWSYNQGVPLAALTELHRATGDQAYLARARVLADASTTNAALNPGGIVFDNGGGGDVPSFKGAFARGLGQLNRALSDRPYTAYLKRQADTAHARDRSSSDSYDQPWAGPFQRSDAARQHSAVDLMNAAG comes from the coding sequence GTGCCGCCGTCGGCGACCGCCGTCTGCGACAGCTACTGCGACGACCGCGACCCCGCCCTGCCCCCCGGCGCGCACCGGTCGCCGACCCGGCCGGCGACCGCGCCCCGGCCGACCGCCCTGGCGCCGGTCTGCAACCTCCACTGCGACGGGCGCGACCCCGCCCTCTCGGCGGGGGAGCGCGTCGCCCAGGCCGTGCCCGCCGGCACCCGCCGGGTCGCGCTGCACTTCGACAGCACCGAGACCATGGGCTGGGCGGTCATCTCCGGTGGCGGCCAGGGCGACGCGGTCTGGCTCGACCGCTCCTACGACGCGGGGGCGACCTGGCAGCCCAAGCTCGGTTCGACCACGACGCCGGCGGGCTACGGCGGCTGGCGCACGTCCATGCACAACGTGGACGACTGGGCGAACCTCGGCGTCGGGCTGCTGCGCGCCTGCGGCCAACCGGCCGGGTCGTCGTCCATCGCCTGCACGAGCTGGTACCGCACCACCTGGAACGCCGGGAACCGCGCCACCGCGGCGGCCACCGCCCTGATGCAGCGGTACAACCTGGGCACGGGTCTGTTCGACACCACCGGCTGGTGGAACGCCGCCAACGCGCTCAACGCGATCATCGACAACGCGCGGGTGAGCGGCATGGGCAGCTACCGGTACGCCATCGCGCGCACCTACGACCTCAACCGGACCGCCTGGAGCGGCAACTTCGTCAACGAGTACAACGACGACGTCGCGTGGTGGGGCCTGGCGTGGATCGCCGCCTACGACCTGACCGGCGACCGCCGCTACCTCGACACCGCCCGCGTCGGCGCCGACCACATCCACCGCTACTGGGACCAGACGTGCGGCGGCGGCATCTGGTGGACGTCGAGCCGGACCTACAAGAACGCCATCGCCAACTCGCTGTACGTCCAGCTCAACGCCGCGTTGCACAACCGGTTGCCCGGCGAGACGACCTACGTGCAGCGCGCCCGGGACGGCTGGCGGTGGTTCGAGGGCAGTGGGATGGTCAACGGGTCGAACCTGGTCAACGACGGGCTCGTCACGTCCACGTGCCGCAACAACGGCCAGACGCCGTGGAGCTACAACCAGGGCGTGCCGCTGGCCGCGTTGACCGAGCTGCACCGCGCCACGGGTGACCAGGCGTACCTCGCCAGGGCGCGCGTGCTGGCCGACGCCTCGACGACGAACGCCGCGCTCAACCCCGGCGGGATCGTGTTCGACAACGGCGGCGGTGGCGACGTCCCGTCGTTCAAGGGCGCCTTCGCGCGCGGGCTCGGCCAGCTGAACCGGGCGTTGTCCGACCGCCCGTACACCGCCTACCTCAAGAGGCAGGCGGACACCGCCCACGCGCGGGACCGGTCCAGCAGCGACTCCTACGACCAGCCGTGGGCGGGGCCGTTCCAGCGCAGCGACGCGGCGCGCCAGCACAGCGCGGTGGACCTGATGAACGCCGCCGGCTGA
- a CDS encoding DUF3103 family protein — translation MSLSHPTRLLVSTIGALAVTAGLVTAPAHAAPAATTAPADSVAAVTDRIAARLAGEFADDARRAGVLSASTDPVPLARAAGDTALGRAVRDADREVLTAKGLPQDGTSLLTVRLAHADMAAALRRGATPLIASSPADDAPTTVTAYDRAGRRIALAADRVPARPVYLVEVDTATALAKGTEVLRSTLSHRGLSPAAARAAVTPASGYWATQLTSIRLDDDHEPWHKGDAEIFTITAGFGLDGKVKVDTAQLPYLDDDGKTYYPNQLLVHFSDYKYDLADIVMMEEDGGTNYRDLALALTQALLTIIDGGAYIPLVNAIINALPDGWWTDDPDYVDSWYTLSTTTSGTLRGAAGNGTMTVVPYWVAPL, via the coding sequence ATGTCCTTGTCGCACCCCACCCGATTACTGGTCTCGACGATCGGCGCCCTCGCGGTCACCGCCGGCCTGGTGACCGCGCCGGCCCACGCCGCGCCCGCCGCGACCACCGCACCCGCGGACTCCGTCGCCGCGGTCACCGACCGGATCGCCGCCCGGCTGGCGGGCGAGTTCGCCGACGACGCCCGGCGGGCCGGCGTGCTGTCCGCCTCGACCGACCCCGTGCCCCTGGCGCGCGCCGCCGGGGACACCGCGCTCGGCCGGGCCGTGCGCGACGCCGACCGGGAGGTCCTGACCGCCAAGGGGCTGCCGCAGGACGGCACGTCCCTGCTCACCGTCCGCCTCGCGCACGCCGACATGGCCGCCGCGCTGCGCCGGGGTGCCACGCCGCTGATCGCGTCGTCGCCCGCCGACGACGCGCCGACGACCGTGACGGCCTACGACCGCGCCGGCCGGCGGATCGCGCTGGCCGCCGACCGCGTGCCGGCGCGTCCGGTGTACCTGGTCGAGGTCGACACCGCGACCGCGCTGGCCAAGGGCACGGAGGTGCTGCGCTCGACCCTGTCGCACCGCGGCCTGTCCCCCGCCGCGGCACGCGCGGCCGTCACGCCCGCCTCGGGCTACTGGGCCACGCAGCTCACGTCGATCCGCCTGGACGACGACCACGAGCCGTGGCACAAGGGCGACGCGGAGATCTTCACGATCACCGCCGGGTTCGGCCTCGACGGCAAGGTCAAGGTCGACACCGCCCAGCTCCCCTACCTGGACGACGACGGCAAGACCTACTACCCCAACCAGCTCCTGGTCCACTTCTCCGACTACAAGTACGACCTCGCCGACATCGTCATGATGGAGGAGGACGGCGGCACCAACTACCGCGACCTCGCCCTGGCCCTCACCCAGGCGCTGCTGACCATCATCGACGGCGGCGCGTACATCCCGCTGGTCAACGCGATCATCAACGCCCTGCCGGACGGCTGGTGGACCGACGACCCGGACTACGTCGACTCCTGGTACACCCTGTCGACGACCACCAGCGGCACCCTGCGCGGCGCGGCGGGCAACGGCACGATGACCGTCGTCCCCTACTGGGTCGCCCCGCTGTAG